The Halobacterium sp. CBA1132 genome has a segment encoding these proteins:
- a CDS encoding acetyl-CoA carboxylase biotin carboxylase subunit has protein sequence MFEKVLVANRGEIAVRVMRACEELGIETVAVYSDADKHAGHVRYADEAYNVGPARAADSYLDHEAIIDAAEQADADAIHPGYGFLAENAEFAGKVEETDGVTWVGPSAAAMEQLGEKTKARQTMRNADVPIVPGTTEPAEAAAEVEEFGEEHGFPVAIKAEGGGGGRGMKIVRSADEADEQFESAKREGEAYFDNDNVYLERYLENPRHIEVQIVGDEHGNVRHLGERDCSLQRRHQKVIEEGPSPALTDDLREQIGEAARRGADAAGYTNAGTFEFLVEDDPEREGGELLGADADFYFLEVNTRIQVEHTVTEELTGIDIVKYQLRVAAGEELDFAQDDVELDGHAIEYRINAENAADDFAPATGGELETYDPPGGIGVRVDDALRQGDDLVTDYDSMVAKLIVHGSDREEAIARSQRALAEYDVEGIPTIVPFHRLMLTDDAFVGGTHTTKYLDEHLDPERIDDAQAKWGTEPAAADSDDEDVVERDFTVEVNGKRFEVELEERGAAELSVSDSSSGAGKPPEAVGGDDSSETVVEGGGETVESEMQGTILSVNVEEGDEVEPGDVLVVLEAMKMENDVVASHGGTVTQVAVEADDSVDMGDVLVVID, from the coding sequence ATGTTCGAGAAGGTTCTCGTCGCGAACCGCGGCGAAATCGCCGTCCGCGTGATGCGGGCGTGCGAGGAACTCGGTATCGAGACGGTCGCGGTCTACAGCGACGCCGACAAACACGCCGGACACGTCCGGTACGCCGACGAAGCCTACAACGTCGGCCCCGCCCGCGCGGCGGACTCGTACCTCGACCACGAGGCCATCATCGACGCCGCCGAGCAGGCCGACGCGGACGCCATCCACCCCGGCTACGGCTTCCTCGCGGAGAACGCGGAGTTCGCCGGGAAGGTCGAGGAGACCGACGGCGTGACGTGGGTCGGGCCGTCGGCGGCCGCGATGGAGCAACTCGGCGAGAAGACGAAGGCCCGACAGACGATGCGGAACGCCGACGTCCCCATCGTCCCCGGCACCACCGAGCCAGCCGAGGCCGCCGCGGAAGTCGAGGAGTTCGGCGAGGAGCACGGCTTCCCCGTCGCCATCAAGGCGGAGGGCGGCGGCGGCGGTCGCGGGATGAAAATCGTGCGTAGCGCGGACGAGGCCGACGAACAGTTCGAGTCCGCGAAGCGCGAGGGCGAGGCGTACTTCGACAACGACAACGTCTACTTGGAGCGCTATCTCGAGAACCCGCGCCACATCGAGGTCCAGATTGTCGGCGACGAGCACGGGAACGTCCGCCACCTCGGCGAGCGCGACTGCTCGCTGCAGCGCCGCCACCAGAAGGTCATCGAGGAGGGGCCGAGCCCCGCGCTGACGGACGACCTCCGCGAGCAGATCGGGGAGGCCGCGCGCCGCGGCGCCGACGCCGCCGGCTACACGAACGCGGGCACCTTCGAGTTCCTCGTCGAGGACGACCCCGAGCGCGAAGGCGGCGAGCTGCTCGGCGCCGACGCGGACTTCTACTTCCTCGAAGTCAACACCCGGATTCAGGTCGAACACACCGTCACGGAGGAACTGACGGGCATCGACATCGTGAAGTACCAGCTCCGGGTCGCTGCGGGCGAGGAACTGGACTTCGCGCAGGACGACGTGGAACTGGACGGGCACGCAATCGAGTACCGCATCAACGCGGAGAACGCGGCCGACGACTTCGCGCCCGCGACCGGCGGGGAACTGGAGACGTACGACCCGCCGGGCGGCATCGGCGTGCGCGTCGACGACGCGCTCCGGCAGGGCGACGACCTCGTCACCGACTACGACTCGATGGTCGCGAAGCTCATCGTCCACGGCAGCGACCGCGAGGAAGCCATCGCGCGCTCCCAGCGCGCGCTCGCCGAGTACGACGTCGAGGGCATCCCGACCATCGTGCCGTTCCACCGGCTGATGCTGACCGACGACGCGTTCGTCGGCGGCACGCACACCACGAAGTACCTCGACGAGCACCTCGACCCCGAGCGCATCGACGACGCCCAAGCGAAGTGGGGCACGGAGCCCGCGGCGGCCGACAGCGACGACGAGGACGTCGTCGAGCGCGACTTCACCGTGGAGGTCAACGGCAAGCGCTTCGAAGTCGAACTCGAAGAGCGCGGCGCCGCCGAGCTCTCGGTCAGTGACTCGTCCAGTGGCGCCGGCAAGCCGCCCGAGGCGGTGGGTGGCGACGACTCGTCCGAGACTGTCGTCGAGGGCGGCGGCGAGACGGTCGAGTCCGAGATGCAGGGGACGATTCTCTCCGTGAACGTCGAGGAGGGCGACGAGGTCGAACCCGGCGACGTGCTCGTGGTGCTGGAGGCGATGAAGATGGAGAACGACGTGGTCGCCTCCCACGGCGGCACCGTCACGCAGGTCGCCGTCGAGGCGGACGACAGCGTCGACATGGGTGACGTGCTCGTCGTCATCGACTGA
- a CDS encoding acyl-CoA carboxylase subunit beta: protein MEERIEELREKTERALLGGGEERIESQHDKGKMTARERIDYFLDDDTFNEFDQLRTHRSHNFGMEEKQLPGDGVVTGYGEVDGRTVFVFAHDFTVFGGSLGEVFAEKVTKVMDKAVEVGAPVIGLNDSAGARIQEGVDALGGFAEIFTRNEKASGVVPQISAIMGPCAGGAVYSPAITDFIFMVKDTSHMFITGPDVIETVTGEEVGFEELGGATTHSSESGVAHFACDSEEEALDNIKRLLSYLPQNNVEDPPRVEPYDDPERRDDALETIVPDEPRKPYDMTDVVDSVVDENSFFEVQENYAKNMVVGFARLDGRSVGLVANQPRVSAGTLDIEASEKASRFVRFCDSFNVPIVTFVDVPGFMPGTDQEHNGIIRHGAKLLYAYSEASVPLLTVITRKAYGGAYDVMASKHLGADVNYAWPTAEIAVMGPKGAVNVLYREELDDAENPDELRDQLIDEYREEFANPYTAADRGYLDAVIEPTETRPRLIQDLEMLASKREDSPDKKHGNIPL from the coding sequence ATGGAAGAGCGCATCGAGGAACTGCGCGAGAAGACCGAGCGCGCACTCCTCGGCGGCGGCGAAGAACGAATCGAGTCCCAACACGACAAGGGGAAGATGACCGCCCGGGAGCGCATCGACTACTTCCTCGACGACGATACCTTCAACGAGTTCGACCAGCTCCGCACCCACCGCAGCCACAACTTCGGGATGGAGGAGAAACAGCTCCCCGGGGACGGCGTGGTCACCGGCTACGGCGAAGTCGACGGCCGCACCGTCTTCGTGTTCGCCCACGACTTCACCGTCTTCGGCGGGAGTCTCGGCGAGGTGTTCGCGGAGAAAGTCACGAAGGTCATGGACAAGGCCGTGGAGGTCGGCGCGCCCGTCATCGGGCTCAACGACTCCGCCGGCGCCCGCATCCAAGAGGGCGTCGACGCCCTCGGCGGGTTCGCGGAAATCTTCACGCGAAACGAGAAAGCCTCGGGTGTCGTTCCCCAGATTTCGGCCATCATGGGGCCGTGCGCTGGCGGCGCGGTGTACTCGCCCGCCATCACGGACTTCATCTTCATGGTGAAAGACACCAGCCACATGTTCATCACCGGGCCGGACGTCATCGAGACGGTCACCGGTGAGGAAGTCGGCTTCGAGGAACTCGGCGGCGCGACCACGCACTCCTCGGAGTCCGGCGTCGCGCACTTCGCCTGCGACAGCGAGGAGGAAGCCCTCGACAACATCAAGCGCCTGCTCTCCTACCTCCCGCAGAACAACGTCGAGGACCCGCCGCGCGTCGAACCCTACGACGACCCCGAGCGCCGCGACGACGCGCTCGAAACCATCGTCCCCGACGAACCCCGCAAGCCCTACGACATGACCGACGTGGTGGACAGCGTCGTCGACGAGAACTCCTTCTTCGAGGTGCAGGAGAACTACGCGAAGAACATGGTCGTCGGGTTCGCGCGCCTCGACGGCCGCTCGGTCGGCCTGGTCGCCAATCAGCCCCGCGTGAGCGCGGGCACCCTCGACATCGAGGCCTCCGAGAAGGCCAGCCGGTTCGTCCGGTTCTGCGACTCGTTCAACGTCCCCATCGTCACGTTCGTCGACGTGCCCGGATTCATGCCCGGCACCGACCAAGAACACAACGGCATCATCCGCCACGGCGCGAAACTCCTGTACGCGTACTCGGAGGCCAGCGTCCCGCTGCTGACGGTCATCACGCGGAAGGCCTACGGCGGCGCCTACGACGTGATGGCCTCCAAGCACCTCGGCGCGGACGTCAACTACGCGTGGCCGACCGCCGAAATCGCGGTGATGGGGCCGAAGGGCGCGGTGAACGTCCTCTACCGCGAGGAACTCGACGACGCCGAGAACCCCGACGAACTCCGCGACCAGCTCATCGACGAGTACCGCGAGGAGTTCGCGAACCCCTACACCGCAGCGGACCGCGGCTACCTCGACGCCGTCATCGAACCGACCGAGACCCGCCCGCGCCTGATTCAGGACTTGGAGATGCTGGCGAGCAAGCGCGAGGACTCGCCCGACAAGAAACACGGCAACATCCCGCTGTAA
- a CDS encoding sodium-dependent transporter, with protein MARESWQTRIGFILAAVGSAVGLGNLWRFPWMTSENGGAAFLVVYLGIILLVGVPGLLAEFVIGRRSRRNPVGALSALSESKYWSAFGHVFVLAGIVLLSFYSVVGGWIVRYFAESFTGAYFANPGAHFNAINYGFEAVAFHLVFLGLTALVVLRGVRRGIETATKVMMPAIVVLLAGLAVWGVSLDGAAEGVAFFLSPDVSYLRANFLDILPQAAGQALFTLSLGAGTMLTYASYLGEDRSLAADGSAIAVLNTLVGVLAGVAVFPVLFALGAGAGAGGPGALFVSLAGAFAALPYGQVVGVVFFGVVLLAALSSSISMLEIPVSFLVDEYGVSRRNAVLGLVGLFAVTGSVCALDAGIFGTVAGPVVDLLLTGGLIGFLLFAGWVLGATATEELRSGAGSLARSLATPWLFAVGVVIPVFLIFTFVSGLAGALGVAVGPLSLLGVTFDQTRVFVVVTVAVAVASFLGLRRSESVL; from the coding sequence ATGGCACGCGAGTCCTGGCAGACGCGAATCGGATTCATCCTCGCCGCCGTGGGGTCGGCGGTGGGACTCGGGAACCTCTGGCGGTTCCCGTGGATGACAAGCGAGAACGGGGGCGCGGCGTTCCTCGTCGTCTACCTCGGCATCATTCTGCTCGTCGGCGTCCCCGGCCTGCTCGCCGAGTTCGTCATCGGGCGACGCTCCCGACGCAACCCCGTCGGCGCGCTTTCCGCGCTCTCCGAGTCGAAGTACTGGTCGGCGTTCGGCCACGTCTTCGTGCTCGCCGGCATCGTCTTGCTGTCGTTCTACAGCGTCGTCGGCGGGTGGATTGTCCGCTACTTCGCGGAGAGTTTCACGGGCGCGTACTTCGCGAACCCCGGCGCGCACTTCAACGCAATCAACTACGGCTTCGAGGCCGTCGCGTTCCACCTCGTCTTCCTCGGCCTCACCGCGCTCGTCGTGCTCCGCGGCGTCCGCCGCGGCATCGAGACGGCGACCAAGGTGATGATGCCCGCCATCGTCGTCCTGCTCGCCGGCCTCGCCGTCTGGGGGGTTTCCCTCGACGGCGCCGCCGAGGGCGTCGCGTTCTTCCTCTCGCCGGACGTCTCGTACCTCCGCGCGAACTTCCTCGACATCCTCCCGCAGGCCGCCGGACAGGCGCTTTTCACCCTCTCGCTGGGCGCCGGGACGATGCTCACGTACGCCTCCTACCTCGGCGAGGACCGCTCGCTCGCCGCCGACGGCAGCGCCATCGCGGTACTGAACACGCTCGTCGGCGTGCTCGCGGGCGTCGCCGTCTTCCCCGTCCTGTTCGCGCTCGGCGCCGGCGCTGGCGCCGGCGGCCCCGGCGCGCTGTTCGTCAGTCTCGCGGGCGCGTTCGCTGCGCTCCCGTACGGACAGGTCGTCGGCGTCGTCTTCTTCGGCGTCGTCTTGCTCGCCGCGCTCTCCTCCTCGATCTCGATGCTGGAGATTCCCGTCTCCTTCCTCGTCGACGAGTACGGCGTCTCCCGCCGAAACGCGGTCCTCGGCCTCGTCGGCCTGTTCGCGGTCACCGGGAGCGTCTGCGCGCTCGACGCCGGCATCTTCGGCACCGTCGCCGGCCCCGTCGTGGACCTCCTGCTGACCGGCGGCCTCATCGGATTCCTGCTGTTCGCCGGGTGGGTGCTCGGCGCCACCGCCACCGAGGAACTCCGGAGCGGCGCCGGGTCGCTGGCGCGCTCGCTGGCGACGCCGTGGCTGTTCGCCGTCGGCGTCGTCATCCCCGTGTTCCTCATCTTCACGTTCGTCTCCGGGCTTGCGGGTGCGCTCGGTGTCGCCGTCGGCCCGCTCTCACTGCTCGGCGTCACGTTCGACCAGACGCGCGTGTTCGTCGTGGTGACCGTCGCCGTCGCCGTCGCGTCGTTCCTCGGGCTCCGGCGCTCGGAGTCCGTCCTGTAG